Part of the Vigna unguiculata cultivar IT97K-499-35 chromosome 3, ASM411807v1, whole genome shotgun sequence genome, GAATCACACATAACCACAGACACAAGGAATAACCTGGTAAATATGTAGGTAACCCATATCTTATGTCAGGTAACATTGGAGATCtattaaatgattattattgaatttgacTCCACTAAAGTCAGCTCTCACTTTGGAAGGAAAAGTAAGAAATCTCAATATTCATGCCAACATCAATGGTGAGAATATCATGCACATGTATAACAAATCATGGATTTGTTAGAAACTACTCCTTGATTTTTCCTTAATAGCTGAGATGCCTGCCTCaccttcctcttcctctctaaagtgaaattttcaatttagaAGAGCAAATTCACAGAATGATTAGCTTTGACAAAAACAACAGCAAACCAAGCTATAGGCTGATACAAAATCTATCATTTTCCAGCAGtgttgatgaagatgaaaagcAAAGAAAAAGTGATAACTCCACTCAGGCCAAAGCAGATTAAGCAGGCAGGTAGTACCATAGTAAGACCTCCGAagtatttttcaaaagaaaaaaaaaatgtttccaaCAATAAGATGATCAAGCAAACATtacttgataaatataaattccaGCAGATCATAAATCCTAATAGAttgtaaaacttattttaatagaaatgcGTTATTTATCATCATtgatttaataacaaaatacatTTTAGCCCAAATCAAGAAgccaccaaaaaaaaaaaaatagataaagatCTCACATGAAAGAGATTTTGGATTTAATTGTTTTTCACCTCCTTCAAGAACTTGAAACCCCAAAAACCTTCAAAAATCATGCCAATAAAGCAAGTCATAATTTGAATCTAACAACCATATTCGAAACTCAAGACATAggaaatttactatttttaactaatagAGAGGCAAGTGGAAAATAGATAGTCATTTATACTTACCAAGCAATCCCCAAAagaccaaataaataaaatactgaTTCCCAACCAAGATTTTGGATAAGAGGAGGAGCCAAAAGAAGCCTGACAGATATTAAAGTGTTAAAATTGAGAgtagacaataaaaaaaattacaattatggGTAACTTCAAGCTAGAAAATGCCCTACCCCATAACACTTCCAACACTCAAACctccaaatatatattatatatattataactgaCTGACATGTATGGTATATGTAAAAAATCTGTGGCTGAGTTAGGTGAATGAATTATTAACTTAAAGTATTTTTGTTAAGCTCCAAACAATTGCTGTTTGTGTTCAACATCTTTATGTTTCTTTGGATTCTTATAATGCAAGAAAAAATTCGGTTCAACCAAATATACATGCCTGGCAATAAGATCCGTAGCTGCAGAGGGTGAAACACCTTCGCCTATCCCAACCTAGATATTCAATGGAAGAGAAGAGCTTAGTAGTGttgaaaaagaataacaaaTGTTAACCAGTGTACAGGTTAAATAGCAATAAATATACGAAAAAGAAACCCAAAATAGGCATACTAACAGCAGAAGATAGAAAATCCCATGGAAAGATAAATacatcaaaataataacattttgcTAGACCAGAGGAATCATGGGTGTAAGTAGCCCTTAAATcagcaaaagaaagaaagtatGCATTGGgtgattgaaaaaaattactgaCCAAAACCCTTGACAAAAGTAAGCTAGGCATAAATCCAGCAAGAAAAGGAACAAGAGCGGTAGCCACTGACCATATCAGTACCCCAACCTCAAGAACAGTcctgaaaaagaaagataatgtTGTAACATCATAAACTCGGAAGCTAAATAGAAATATCAGTGCCAACTCTGAATGAGGTAATTGTCCAATTACAATCTCTTTCTTTAGGACTTGAACACGAGTTTTTCAATTGACTCCCTTTTAATAAAAGGAAGATATAGATGGATACAATTGTCAATAATAGACAAAGGAATGCTTAGACAATTATttcaataacaatataatatagtatGTAAATGCCGTGTTGTAAATACCTCAGTTTAATCTTGAACCTCTCTTTGGaatgtaattataatttcaccCGATAGATAAACGTGACGAATATGTGTTGCACAATGACAAAGGTATTGTTTAAGATGGCTTAAAGGACAACgaagaaaaatttagaaatggGAAACTCATTAAGAGAATGCTTGGTTTGGtatgaaaaaatgataattcCAGTTCTGTCAGCATTCCATGGAAATGAGAATTCCTACCTGTAGAAAGAGACACATCCTAATAATTATCTTGAGAGAGCCGCACCACAAAAGCTAGCTATTGTAAATGGAGCCCAGGGTCTTATAAACCCCACAGTAATATCTCACACTTCCAATGTTCGACTCAAGTCTCACACCTTACAGTTGGATTATAAGATCCCACCACGCTCCACAACCCTAAGGCCCATGGGGGCTGGCTATGCACTAGCCCTTTGAATAATCTAGGAAAACATTGCAATGTTGGTATCACCACCTGCACCTCGTTAGCAATTGAGAGACATGATTAAAGGCTCTGATAAAAATCGGTAAGAACCTAGGGAGAACTACACCACAAAAGATACTTGGAGAGTTCAAAGCCTTATAAACTCCATACTAGAATCTCATATTTCCAAATGTGAGATTAAAGTTCAATGCCTCGCAAGTAGATTCTAACATATGTTACATATCCATCCTGAGCCTTGATTACAAAGAGATTACATGACAAGATATTTGCTGTTAAGCAttttaaagatttgatttttcCAAAGTCGGACAAACCATTGATTCATTGTTTCATTGTCAATTCAACGTTATAGTGGACAATACTCAAATCATTTACCAGCATTTCCTTCCTAATAGAATAATCAGAAATCGGTGCAAGTCCCAATTTTACAATTTGATTACTTAGTCATTAAAACTTGAGTTCAAAGTGCCTAAAACTTCAGTACAATATGCAAAAGAGTATACATCTGGTTCAACTTAATTTGAACCTCAGATCATTGCTGGCCTAACTATGGAAAAATGAACCATCTTCGTATTTGGAGTTAGGGCCCAATTCAACAGCATACCACCTCACCCAAGGATCCTAAAGCGTGGAAATGCTTTGAAACTTTCTTAGAATTTAGACTTTGGTCTAACTCAAACCCACAAATTTATTTCTAAGATGAGGGTTATCCAAACTGTAGAATCTTTATTTGATTCATATCTCTAGTTAATGTGAAATTACAAGCCACTAAGAACCTACATATTAGTAGTGGCACTCTGTGATGCTTCACTCAACTCTTGGCATTTCAATTGCTTTGCATGTTCCTTCCAGATGCAGACAAGATACATATTTTTTctgagttaaaaataataaaataaatacagaaAACAGAGAAGGGAAGATTAGAGGTaaactagaaaaataaagtagaaTTACTTTATCAAATCTATACCGACCAAATTAAAGTGGCCTTGATTTCTTCTCTATTCACTAAAACTTATGTGCCAAATGTTTTCATACTCTTTTGGCAGAGAAAAGTAGAAAACCAATAACATCTTATCACCCCGGAGTATTGTACTTTTCCAGTTTTCTTTCAGACTTTAACTTTGATACATTGTTAGTGTAAAGATCTTTACAATTTGGATCATGGTTATAAATTGCAGGTGCAACCATTGCAGCTGCTGCAATACAGACTGTGAGCGCTGCAGCATGAAATTATTATATGTTTGCAAtaagaattttataaattattctaatTGTTGGAATATTTTTTCCAATTATGCATTAGCACATCTCATGTCTTCCCAATACATCACTATGCGGTGTCATTTGTTCTCACCTAACATCTCACATGGTCGTCACATTCATTACCATTGGCAGTTTAGAAGTTAGAGCAATGCTGAAGATAAGTTGTGGATGCATTGTGATAACTTGTGTGAATGAAAACCACACTGACAAGGAAGGTCATTGCGGTTGTGGAAAGTACCACAGTTGTATGTCGTTGCAGTTTTGGGAAACACCGCAACTATTTGTGCATGCAAGCCACAATTTAGAACGGTGCTTtgtatataacttttaaaataatacaaagtccgtaatttttaattatgtcaaTCCatgacatgattgaaaaatagaataaagaatATTTACAATGTCAGGGCAATTTGAActaaaatatctcaataaagCGATGTTTGGACAAACTTCTTGTGAGAGACAAAACTAAGAGGACAAAAGTTTCTTCACAAGCTAGTATTAAGAAATtctctgatatatatatatatatatatatatatatatatatatatatatataattgttctAATTATTTCTGTACTTGTAGATAACTAACTTCAGCTTATGAagaaattcatttaatttttctcttattttctctccTACAAATGCTTAAAAGTCTAACACAAGATAAATCTTTCGGGAAGCAAATAGCAATAAAGCAAAGAAAGAACAAGTGTTGCAACTGGTAACTAACCGGCCACCAAATATTTTGGCTAGCCAACCCCCAGGCAATTGACTCAATGCATAGCCCCAGAAGAAGGAGGACTGAACCAATCCAGCCGTTGTCGAGTTCCACCCAAATTGATGAGACATTGGAATTATGGCAACACTCAAGTTCACCTGCACCCCattaaatcaaaatcaaatccCACGGATAATTGATGAAGCAATTCATTGATTATACTCTAAAAATGCTTTCTTtccattaaaaacaaaaaaccacCAAAAAAGAAAGTGCTTTCATTTGCTTGCTTATATGATTATATCTAATTGTGATCAAGAAGCAATTTTACTTTGTGGGGTTGCAAAAGCATGTAAGAACCTTATCCATGTTACAAATAACGAAGGCGAGAGATGTGGTGCCAATGAGCTTGTATCTTTGGGGAAGATTCTTCCAAGGTGGCCAGGTCCCGGACAAGTTTTCATGCTTCTTCTCCACCTCTTCCACTTGAAGCTCCGTGAGAGCTTTGGCCTTGGCCACTCTGTGGGTTTCTTTGGCATTTTGTTGAGCGCTAGAAACTATTCGGAGCCTTAAGCTGTAGCTGGAAGGTGAGGGGTGCAAGTGAAAACGTGGAAACGATGTCGTTCTGATAAAAGGGGTGTGTGAGTATGCTCTGTGAATATGTGAAATGAAGCATGAATAGTCTGGTCTCAGCGTGAGCTTGGCCATGCTGGTTAAAAAGTTGCAGAAAGCAAAGGAAAGgggaaaaaaagataaaagaaacaatatTTGGGTGTGTTAGGGAGTGTCATTACATAACAAAACATGAGGCGTATGGGTAATACTAACATTGTTGCTATAAGAGGTGGCCACGAAGTGGTGGTGCTTGTGGCTCACATCAAAATGAAGATTTGGAATAAACAAGGCACAATCATAGTCAAAGTCATAGTCTATAAcatgtttatgttgtttttggtTCCAAACATTGTAAAAGTTTTTGGTCAAGATATGTTAACATGTGGGAAAACATGGGCCGGGCCATCCTGTTGCGTATTTATATATCAAGAGAGTGCAAAGAGTAATCCTATCCTACCATGTCACCAACTCGAACACTACTTTCAGATCCCAAAGCTTTTAAGTCTTTTATTTTCAGAATtatagaatatattttaaaaattttctttctacACATCTTATTTCGTAAAAATAAATTCTGTAATAGGTGTTTGTGATTAATAatccaaaataatttaaagattaattttttatttttgaaatatagttTTTGTTCAAACTATTTTAGaaacattcaaaatatattcttcgaaaatttataagaattttaaaaagttattttgttgGGTCAAACATACCGCAACAGTGTAGTTGGGTCACCCTTTGCTCACagcttcttcctgcacctctcTTTGTTCCTGCACccccataatttttaaaatacccACATCACCCTTGTAAAGTATTTGTGGTGACGGTGATGATTGATGGTGGTGATCGGTAGTGGTCTCGGATGGTGTgtttcaaaatagaaaaataattaatttaaaaaatgcgttTATCTTATTGAAGTGAACCAAGTTACCgccaaaatcaaataaatagcACAACGAATTTCAAACCTTGCtgtcaaattgaaattttaaattttaatttcaaataatttaattactcaaaaaaaaaatcaaaattttctatttttaaaactacACGAACgcatatttttatcataaaacattctaaatattttgttaaaaaactaTTGGATGCAAAACTTTCGGCTATAAAGACGATCATGTTCCTTATTAAAACAGTTTAACTACGAAAAACTAAGCACAGCTCATGTTCTTGTCGGAGCCATTGGACTAAACTGCAGACATTGTTTTGTATATAACACTAAACAAATTGTCTCCAAAAGAAACGTGgagtaataaaatattcatcaaCACATAATCACTAACTTCACACAACAGAAAACCATCCATTGGTGGATCAACAATTAAGAAAGACATGGCTGGCCAAGAGAAATCGGTGGCCAAGAGCGTTCAAGAAATGTCCATGGAAGGTGATGAACCACCACCGCAATATATTGTTAAAGGAAATAGCTTTGGATCTAAAGATTCTTCTGCACTCATTCCAATACCCATCATTGATGTAAGTCTCCTCTCATCAGAAGGTGAGCTACACAGCCTCAGATCTTCTCTAACTTCAGCTGGATGCTTCCAGGTGTGGATCTACAAAACCTTCCAAAAACCTCATCTTCACTGTTACTTGCATGTGTTTCAAAGAACCATAACTCATATATTGCATATTATTGTACTTTCTAGTTCCCTTTGAAGagttattaagataaaaaaaaaaaaaagagtgtcTTTATCTTTGTAATAGCGAGCATACATATCTGACATGCAGGCAATTGGTCATGGAATGTCAAGTTCGTACCTTGACAAAATACGTGAACTTGCAAAACATTTTTTTGCACTCCCAGAAGAGGAAAAACAGAAATATGCTCGAGCTGTTAATGAATCTGAAGGGTATGGGAATGATAGAGTGGTTTCAGACAAGCAGGTTCTTGACTGGTCCTATCGCCTATCACTTCGAGTTTTTCCAGAAGAAAAACGAAGGCTTTCTCTTTGGCCCAAGATTCCTTCTGATTTTAGGTACCTGAGATATTTCTTGAGGATACATTTTCTATCTGAGAAATTTCTGTAGCTTACTTAAGTAAGTTACTGGGCtgaattttcttaatataatgcAGTGAGAAATTAGAGGAGTTTTCGGCGAAAGTGAAATCAATGATGGATTATCTCTTGAGATCCATGGCAAGGTCACTGAATTTGGAAGAGGGTAGCTTCCTGGACCAGTTTGGTGAAGAATCATTGATGCTAGCGAGGTTCAACTTCTATCCACGTTGTTCTAGGCCTGATTTGGTTCTTGGCGTCAAACCTCACACAGATAGATCAGGAATCACTGTTCTATTGCAAGACAAAGAAGTGGAAGGTCTTCAAGTTCTGATAGATGAAAAATGGGTCAGTGTTCCCACTATCCCCGATGCCTTTGTTGTCAATCTGGGCGATCAAATGCAGGTAATCGTTGTTCTACTACTTGTTGATGAGTAATCAAAATTCTCCTAGCTTAAAGATGCTATTTTTGTACTTGCTTACTTGTTGGTGGTGCGTCATTAACTAGTTTTTGAGGTGGAATCAGTGTTCAGTTGATGAATGGTTAATGAAGTTTGGCACTGTTGCAGATCATGAGTAATGGAATATTCAAGAGCATAATGCACAGGGTTGTGACAAACACAGAAAAGATGAGGATGTCTTTGGCAATGTTTAATGAGCCAGATCCTGAGAACGAGATTGGACCTGTAGAGGGTCTTATAAATGAGACACGACCTAGGTTATACAGAAACGTTAAATGTTATGGTGACATCAACTACAAGTGCTATCAAGAGGGAAAGATTGCTCTTGAGACTGTCAAAATTGCAGATAACTCTGATTAAAGGTGGTGAGACTTTCAAATGTGAATTCCCAACCTGTTGGAAAAGTCTTTGatgtttttgttatttgaatCAAACTATAAAAGATAAACATGTATGGTTCAGTTGCTTTGAAACCATAActagtaatataataaaatgttaagcAAGTTAAATCCGTTTTATAGCAATTCTTCAAAAAGAGTGGTCCCTAACTTGACTTCTGGAGTCCTAAGTTTGAATTTCCACTAAGAAATCAGTTCAAAATTCACCACGCAAATCtttaataagtaaataagtCATTGTAGCTCGTGGTGTATGAAAGCACGCAGTATTCAACTTCGACAAATGAGCAGAAAATCGTGTTCTGTGTTTCTTGAAGTTTCAAGAATATAATGAATTGGCAAGAAAGAAACTGTACAGCATCGCCGAAGGCAACAAGATTAATAATGAGAGGCTcgaccaaaaaaaaattatctaaacatAAAACTTCACTTTCACGTTTGTACTTTAACCCAACGAGGAATGAGGTTCTGTTTAACCAAACAGAAATAATGATTCAATATCTCGTGATTTTCATAATTACATGTAAAGCTTTGAAAGAACATGAGTTGTCTTGCTTGCAAATAacagaaaaatatttgatatcagaTGTTCACAATATTTCTGAATATAAAAGTCCAATATAAAAGTTGCAACAAGGTCACCATAATGAGGTAATAGAATTCACATTCTTCGGTTTATAgcaatctttttattttatttttcatgatttGGTTAGCATGATGGTTGGCTAGCCAAATAATTGACGTAACCAAGCTAGTTACTTAATTTAGTTGAATAGGTTGATTAAACATGATTGAAAATGGTCTGTATTTAGGGGACTCAGACTTCATGACAAGAAAATTTCTAGATTGGGTAATACAGACATGAAGAGCTTGTTATGTCGTAAAAACCTCTACTTGGTTCTgattaacattttaatatattatttaataaaagtaaatactAATGTAGTTGATAAATAATGTTAGTCAGTAATGtcagtataatattttaatcattaaatgaaaaatatttaaaactataaattagtatatatatatatatatatatatatatatatatatatatatatatatgcgtcTGTGTATGTGAGAGAGAAATTAAgagttattttttgaaaaataagtataattatACTTTCTCAAATATTGCAATAGTTTGTTTTAggtccaaaataaaatttctgaatatttgttttagttcctttatcataaatttcattGAAGGTTTGGTGACTGTGACTAACAATGACAAGTCATTTAAATGACTGTTTActctaattttataaagataacttttaaattcaaatcataaaaaaaaaccttaactctcatataagaaaattaaaaatgtatttaatctTTTTCATACAtatgttttacaaaaataaaagaaaaaatttagcCTAAACTAGATAGTTTACtttaggtataattagtcgtataATACCCACTTTGGGGCTAGGGTGTCAGATAGGTACccagtttaaaaaaagtgtcaattgcatcccaacttttgaaaaagtatttcaattaggtcttttttagacaaagttgactaacgccgttagtcaacgtgccacgtgtcagtctgtgattttttaaatttttattttactttttaaaaaatttttgaaaaaaataataataaaaatgccAGTGTCAAGTCCATGtgtgtgacatgtggcattgtcagtgccacgtgtcaatatcACTATCAGATGGTATTCTGTTGATTTTGATTTAGTTcccatatatgttttttgtttcaatttagtacctaagtatgtgtatctgagtcaattttatcccaatttttttaataattaaaatccatttttttataaaattaaaagtaattaagtataagagtttaacaaaaattaagtatttgatatttatattaaaatttagtggtaaaattcattttattaagtcatttttaataaaaaaaatattagtataatattcaaaccaataaaaattttggtttaaaattagtaagagaaaatattgttcaatttaaaaaaaaatttaacaaaacatcagtacttaataaaaaagtaattaataaactaatatgtaaaagtcatttttaataaaaaatattagcataacatttatataaataataaatttggtctgaaattgaggagaacaatataaatattagtatttaattttgtaaaaatatttatacttaattatttttaatcttataaaaaatggattacaaaaatattttaattattaaaaaaaattgggataaaattgaatcagatacacatacttaggtactaaattgaaacaaaaagacatatatggaaactaaatcgaaatcaacacaatgacatagtgatagtgacatgtggcattgcaATGTCACGTGACACtaacaatgtcacgtgtcacacacagggacttgatacgtgacatttttatttttttaaaattaaaaaaagattaaaatttttttagaaaaaataaaaaaaaatcagagactgacacgtggcacgttgactaacagcgttagtcaactctgtctcaaagagacctaattgaatcacatttttaaaaattatgatacaaTTGACACTCTTTTTAAATCGGGTACCTATTTAACGTCCTAGCCCCAAATTCGATATTATAGGACTAATTATATCTTTCATTTACACGTGAATTTACTACGAGAAAGAGAAAGTTTAGCTTTTTAGTTAggtttctttttcctcttttcctCTTTATATTTCCTTCTCCGTGTGTTATCTGTACGTTATCAGAATTCCATCCATTTTTTCTCTCTGGTCTTTGCTTCCGTCTCTCTATCTCTGTTACTTCCTTTGGAACTCATGGCAGCTTTAGTGAGAGAACCCATTCAAGATCCCTCTAATCCTCTCTTCTTGCATCACTCGGACGGCCCGGATCTGGTTCTCATCTCCCAGCCCCTGTGTCATAACAATTACACTACGTGGAGCAGAGCGATGTTTGTCGCGcttaaagtaaaaaacaaagtaGCCTTTGTTGATGGCAGTCTTCCGAAACCACCTCCGACGGACGCCACTTTCGCTGCTTGGTCACGAGCGAACAGCGTCGTCATCTCATGGCTGTTCAATTCTGTTTCGAAGGAAATCATCAACAGCATACTCTTCGCAACAACAGCCCAAGAGATTTGGGAAGATTTAAAGATAAGATTTTCTAGGAACAATCGTCCTCACATTTTCCAATTGCGACGACAATTGGTGTCTACCCAACAAGGTACAGACTCAGTAAGCACATATTACACGAAAATTAAGTGCATCAGGGAAGAACTTGCCAGTTATCGACCAGAGTTTCACTGTACATGCGGTGGTCTTCAACAATTGCAGGATCAGACCGACACTGAATATGTAATGTGCTTCCTTATGGGACTCAACGAGTCTTTTTCGAATATTCGCGGCCAGATTCTTCTCTCTGATCCTCTCCCATCAATAGATCATGTTCTTTCCATACTGCTCCAAGAAGAAGCACAACGGGAGATTATCCCCCCTTCTTCTTATGCCCCTTATTCGCTTGTTTTTTCTGTTATCaggtaattatataattttttgttctaATTCTAACAAATCAACGAACGATCTTGGATTCTAGGTTACCGCTCATTACTTAGAACCATTAAACCTTTATCATTTTTGCAGGAACTCACAGGGCAAAGGACGGTTGACACTCCCTAATATCTGCCAGGACTCTTGTTCTTGGTTCTTAGTTTTAATTCTTGTACAAGTCATTGTAATAGCATTGCTTGTTATACATGGCACCAAAGATTAGAGATTAGAACATAGTTCTTTCTTGTTAATAAGGTTGTTAATAAGGTTGAGGATGATTGATTCTTCCATTGTGACACTTGCACCTCTCTGAACATATCTTGCAATAATATTCGACCAAATAGCGATATTTATTCCACTCACATTCTCATTCTTCCcctactttttatatttttatgttgtcAATGACGTATAGTATATTGAGGTGTAAAGGTAAATTTGAGGTCCCTTGAATCTACTATTCCTTTAATGAATCCATATTTACTGAGTAATGAAAGATATGACAATTTAATTGTGACTATTGTCTATTTTCACTTGGTAGCCCAACGGATTCCTCACTCTTCTTTTCTTCCCGGCAGGAAACAAGAGTTTTGAACCTGTAAGTGAATATTAAGCAAGAACACATTTTATCAATTTAGCTATTCTTAACCCAAATATTCCATAGTGCCCACAGTTGTCAAATTTGAAGTTAACAGGAATACATATGTTGCCTTGCAATTGTGACACTTTCTGAATCTACCCACTTCCATTCCCACATATCCGCAAGGGAACCTCACAACTCACACTAACCTCGGACAAGGC contains:
- the LOC114178697 gene encoding probable anion transporter 6, chloroplastic, giving the protein MAKLTLRPDYSCFISHIHRAYSHTPFIRTTSFPRFHLHPSPSSYSLRLRIVSSAQQNAKETHRVAKAKALTELQVEEVEKKHENLSGTWPPWKNLPQRYKLIGTTSLAFVICNMDKVNLSVAIIPMSHQFGWNSTTAGLVQSSFFWGYALSQLPGGWLAKIFGGRTVLEVGVLIWSVATALVPFLAGFMPSLLLSRVLVGIGEGVSPSAATDLIARLLLAPPLIQNLGWESVFYLFGLLGIAWFLGFQVLEGGEKQLNPKSLSSPDTLTNSWKTSLTELNGSLKDVPWKAFFRNRALWAMIYAHFCGSWGHYNCLSWLPTFFSEELNLNLTEAAWVSILPPLASIFVTGLAAQLADNLISRGVETTVVRKICQSIAFLSPAICMTLSSLDLGLPPWEIVGILTAGLALSSFALSGLYCTHQDMSPEYASILLGITNTVGAVPGIVGVALTGYLLDLTHSWSISLFAPSIFFYVTGTMVWLVFASSKPQSFSEHN
- the LOC114178698 gene encoding protein SRG1-like — protein: MAGQEKSVAKSVQEMSMEGDEPPPQYIVKGNSFGSKDSSALIPIPIIDVSLLSSEGELHSLRSSLTSAGCFQAIGHGMSSSYLDKIRELAKHFFALPEEEKQKYARAVNESEGYGNDRVVSDKQVLDWSYRLSLRVFPEEKRRLSLWPKIPSDFSEKLEEFSAKVKSMMDYLLRSMARSLNLEEGSFLDQFGEESLMLARFNFYPRCSRPDLVLGVKPHTDRSGITVLLQDKEVEGLQVLIDEKWVSVPTIPDAFVVNLGDQMQIMSNGIFKSIMHRVVTNTEKMRMSLAMFNEPDPENEIGPVEGLINETRPRLYRNVKCYGDINYKCYQEGKIALETVKIADNSD